A stretch of DNA from Ricinus communis isolate WT05 ecotype wild-type chromosome 4, ASM1957865v1, whole genome shotgun sequence:
GAATGAATATTTGATTGACGTGGCACCCGCACTGGGTTCTACTTTtaatgaaaagtaaaaaaaaattatcacatTTTTTATATGGTTAAcggagattttattttttcatttaataaggTGCTAAAATGATGTAAGAGTATAAATTTTTCTGTTGTTTGCTCTCAAAATTAGATTACTAGCCAATCTGTCTCTCGATCTAAATGTTAAGGCTATGCACCTTTTTGctatctattttaataaaatttagatattttagaGTCGAATTTATTGCAATACTTATAACATGAATTCCAGTCCATGATTCAATATGGACTGGAgtctataaatttatatgtgtGTGAAGAAGGAGAGTAAAACATTTCTGCAATTCTTTTCAAATTGCATAAAACGGAAACTTTTGTCCCGGCTTCTttcactttttaaaattatactgtttataattttttaaattataataatatattaatataaaatattattattaaaattaaataaattctttatatatttataaaaactagtCATTTATTTGTATGTTATACTAtggttataattattttactatcattattttaaaatttttttttgatatgtgtatttatttttgacacataaaatttaaattttaataaattataataaaatgaatttaaaattaatattatattaaaaataatatcttaaataaatttttaatatattaatgaaaGTTAGTTGTTTACCCTTGTACaatcattataattattttaattataaatagtaatataaattaaattatatataaaattaaatgaattttttaatattttataattattttaaatacttaaaaataataataaattcaaaattttaatatctttattaatttttatatttttatattttattaatacaataatataaaaattatcaacaaattaatagaaaaactataaaattatacataaacttgaattctaCGTGTCAATAGTAAGTACAcgtgttaaaattaaaaatcatgtATGTCGGAATACAGTGACATatgtcaaaatatttttattagaccggatacatattaatattcttttgttCATTTACATGTACTAAAATGTtgattttctatatatataatatctaattatatgtaatattttataataattatttttttatattaaaatattcattatctatgaacttaatattcattacggttaatatttatattcattttttttatgtattgttCATTAgtgttaatattaatgttcATTATCTGTTGCTACAATATTCATTGtctttatatataatgtttatcaatattttcaaataaaaatattgattacttatgaaagcttttattattttcgtgatacatattgaaatttttttataattgatataaacattcattatttataggcataatatttatttgtctGTCAATGAATATTTGTcactaatgaaaataattcccactaatttattcaaatgaaaatatataatatagatataatataaatcatCTTTAAACAAttagtaaacaaaaaaaaaaatcaaactaaagttatattataagtatttatACTATAGTATATaatgtttttttaataaagttaaattaacaaataataaatattttatatttaaataataaatattcaacatatatttaatgaacataagataataaatatttaatataaaattaatcaacataaaatattttatcaacgTCTAACGCGTCCATTAGCATCAAACTTCAATAAAATGGCGCCTAGATCTGTAAAGCTATAGGAATAGGGTCTTGCGCTGCGTTATTGTAACGAGTTTGATGATACAAGTTGCCTAACTTTTAAGGCCATGtatccttttcattttctgaAAGCCCAGTCCATAACTAACAAACTCTATTGCATAGTAGTTGAAATTTCTGACGAGAGATGTTTGTATTGCAAGTGAGGTTTGGTTTGAATATGGTCACTCGTCATCTTTACTTGATTTGGTGAGTTTGGTAAGAGAAAAACTAAGACGTGTGGCAAAAAAGAAACCAATAAAAATGGATTCATGATCTTATTGAAGGCCAGCGAATTATTGTTGCATCTAGAAATGGCTGAAGTGAAGGCCATTGATAATCTTGTGGCTGCTAGGACCCTCTTGACGACCAATTTACAGAATTCAAGAGCTATGGCCTCTGATCTGGATAAAACTGGGAAAAGATTGGAGGAGATGAGGCAAAGGTTACCATCTCTTGAAGCTGCACGCAATACCCTTTTGCAGAAGTGCAGATTTTCTGCAATCAAAGACCACATTGATCGTGCTGTTTATCCCGCCATGGCCGTACTAAAGGTCTGCAAGGCTATTCAGGAGCTCGAGAAGTCACTCATCTCAGACAGCCCACGTCCTGATCTTTCCGCTTATCTCTTGTTGATCACACAGTTTGAACAGGCATTGAAATTTCTGAGTGACAACTGCAGCCTAGCAATTCAATGGTTGGAGGgaattcttcaatttcttgaagaagaaaaggttgCCAATGGCTTGTATGTCTTCAGAGTCGAGATGTCTCTGACTATTCTACAAGAGTTTCAAGCAACTGAAGCGCGAGCTCGTGTCAGTGGTGGGATTCTCGGTTTAGCATTTGACAAActtaaaattgaattcaagCAGCTTCTTGCAGATAACTCCATCCCTGTTGCTTTCCCATCATTCAATGACAAACAAGCTTGCATTGCTCCATCACCTTTGTCAGTAGCTGTTACCCAGAAGCTTCAGGCCATTGTTGGCAAACTAAGTGACCGTGACAGGCTTGATTGGTGCTTATCAGCGTACGCAGAAGTTCGGAGTAGGAATGCAAGAAGAAGTTTAGAAGCTCTTGATTTGAATTACCTTAACAAGTCAGTGACAGAATCGGATGATGTGCAAGACATAGAGggctttatatatttatggtGTGAGCATCTGGAGTTCGCAGTGAAGCATGTTTTCAAGATAGAGTACGAACTCTGCAATAAGGTTTTTGACAAGGTCGAGTCCAACGTTTGGATGGGTTGCTTTGCGAAGATTGCTACTCAATCTggaattctttcttttctcagtTTTGGAACAAGAGTTACAGAATGTAAGAAAGACCCTGTCAAGCTGTTGAAGCTATTAGACATGTTTTCATGTTTAGACAACATAAGAGCAGTTTTCAACAGGCTTTTTACAGGCGAAGCATGTCAAAAAATCCAAAACCTGACAAAGAATCTGGTCAAGAAAGTTATTTGTGGTGCTTGTGAGATTTTGTGGGAACTCCCATTTCAAGTGGAGCTACAAAGGGAACGGTCTCCTCCTTCAGATGGCAGTGTTCCAAGGCTGGTAAGATTTGTGACAGAATATTGCAATCATCTTCTTAGCGAGgattataattcatttttgaTCAAGGTTCTAACGATTTACCAGAGCTGGAAAAATGAGAAGCACCAAGAGACACTTAGCAACCAGATAAACCTCATAATAAAGGAACTTTGCCTAAACTTGGATACATGGTCACAGACATATGAAGATAAGGCTCTTTCCTTCCTATTCATGATGAATAATCATTCTCATTTCTGCAATTTGAAAGGCACAAAAGTAGGAGAATTGATGGGTATTTCTTGGGTAAGAGGTCATCAGCAATACAAGGACTATTACATGACACTCTACTTAAAAGAAACCTGGGGAAGGATTCTTGGTCTTCTTAACGAAGACCAACAGCAAAACAAGTACTTATCTTCACCTACAACTGATTCTGTGAAGAACATTTTGAAGGCATTCAATGAAGCCTTGGACGGAATGTATGAGAAGCAATCCAACTGGGCTGTTCCCGATGAGGAGTTGAGGTTAAAGATGTGCAGGGTGGCTGTCCAGGCTTTTGTTCCGGTGTATAGAAGCTACTTGcagaattttatggatttagACCAAGAAGATGTGAGATATACAGCACAAGGATTGGAAAGTATGCTAAGCTCACTGTTTCAGCCAAAGATAAGGATGTATGGTGGCACCAAACAATCACATTGGATTGACGAAGTGAAAATTGTAGAGGTAGATCATTTTACTCTTATGGCTGCGTAACTCTTGCACCCATAGACTTACCGTGACGGTAGGTACATATGACTTAGGGACATATTGCAATTCCAGCAAAGTCTTAAACTCAAATCTCTTTCTTATCATTTGtaactaataataatgtaCTTTCATCATTAATTTCCAGATCAATTTAGTTATCCCAATTCGTTATGCTAGTTGGAATTGAATTGCCTTggttcttgtttttctttttttctttttgtttttttggtCGATACCTTGATGCTTGTTTGTGCCTAAAATAAATGCATATTGGTTGTTAGTGGTTGAGGGTTCCTTAAAAGTCCGACCTGAAAATGAAGTTGCTATAGTTTGGCTATACAATCTTAATCTTACTTCAAAAGGCAAACTTGTTGAGAAATTTGTACCGAATAGACAATATTCTGATATATTTACTttacttttttccttttctagtaCTCCACAATCCAACACAATAATGATTTTAGGTATAAAGTTACCACtcaaaaagagaaggaaaaaaaattctaatgaAGTTATAAGTTAAAAATCACATTACCTTTTCATGTTATTGACTAATTTGAAgttataagttaaaattcttGTTCTTTTAACAGATAACTTAGACATGGAATGAGTATTAATAATATGGGTGGACATGTGTTGGCATTGGGTATTCAAGCTGAgtcaaataaaaatcttatcaaCTTAAGCTCGATTTGATTTGAAActcaatatttaaattttaattccaaTTCATCCAACTCTTTTTTTTGACTTGAGTCCAATTTGATGATACACCGGAGTTGTATTATGCTCAATCTGATTACtctacaagaaaaagaataaaaattgtaaaatatgaaattcagttttgttttatcttttcttttttttttttcaaacttactcaatatataaaaaggtaaaacaataaaaagataaacacTTGACTCATTTTACGAGTCTATCAAGATGAATATTGTAGGGAATTTTTCACAGAAATACTTAGGAAACTGAATCCActaacttttatattaaaaactctaaagtttaacaaaaatacatttataggatacaaactaactatttttattcaGTATTAAAAGGacaagtgttttttttttttttctgcaaATCATCCAATTTAAAAGCCAAATAATCGCAACACCAAATGTTAATAAAATTGTACCAAATTAAAAAGTGCTCTCAtcaataaatcataaatagaTAACAACAAAtagtaaaatgatatattaGAAACTTTTTAAAGATAGATTCATCAATCAAttttgtaacacccggaatttttttttttatatatttaataatgagtttttatttaagttaattttagcttcattattattgggtttaatttgaaatgatttaatgaaaaatttaatattaataaaataaatgagttattttctatacccaattagtttgaaattttaagaaattattcaagtaaattatttgagaaatgattatattttggttattcaaattttcccaaatgcacatttatataagtaaaattatatattgaaaaattttggaagaaattataaaggatgttttaataaaagaattttgggaaaattggtattataattgattagtagtattaaattttaagttggaaattgattatttaatttaattatgtgttaggactaaattggaaatttattttggaataaggattgaaagtataatgttatttttatggggttttaatggaaatttgtgagcttggtatttttgtaaataaatatgtcggtcaggggtatttttgtaattgtgtatttttaataattcggatttggcccaaattaaatagctaggggcttaattgaaaggctaaaaagaagtttgggggtcaaattggaattatgCAGGATGatattgtaagtaattaagaaagttgagggaccaaattgtaataaggaaacgttcaggggtcaaatgtcgatattgaagggaaagaaatcggggagagtagatcgggagagagagagagagagggcgaTGGCCGAAGAAGAAGGGGAGGAAGGCGGCGCGAAGTAGGGCGTGGCCCGGAGGCGGCTGTTGGAAGCCCAGCATGAGGCGGCGAGAATCGCGCGTGTGGCGGCTTCATTTGAGTtaggtggcgatcggctcctctaCGGCGAGCTTTCTTTGGCgctgtggtggccggagacggaagatccggtggagagagataatggtggcagccggcgtttttgggcttttccggcgagctccggcggaggatggatgatcggaggacatatcccgactctcctctgctcaagcttcgcgatggcactggtttcgtggcaatcgggcttcgtttgcgaatcgacggtcgagatcgttcgcaaatctctccggatgatcgggtgtcagatcggaaaatcggaagcggggatcgtcatcagcgcgtcgttgtgagtccgatggtgtgttcggatcgtcgatcggactccggcggctggaggcgagtcgaccgagcgatcgagcgtctcggtaattatctttggcccgttaattttagaaattcttggtttaattgtgtctattggattatattgagtacttgatgatatttgtgagtcataaatatttgtctgtcagtttgtctgcctcgtattttgtgctgtgtggcggggtcgggaaatagtgaagtttggggacccgactcccgttgtttaaattgttggatattggaAGTGTccttctggcaggtcctggacccgtttttacggggggtaatgttcgtgttgtaggggaggttctgccggatgttcggtagaattctcccgagtcgagattcttagacagtcagtcctaggagtctagacctaggatctattgtaattgtttcatcgttttgataaattgttttccgtgattagatgatctgtctgttcggctcgctccaaccgaggcaccggagcagagctaggaggtcgcccaatcctgtgagttaaagtcatttaatctttgcgctattgctagtctgattttaatatgctatttagaatttgtgcttaatatgattattagtatcgcaagataaatgatttcacttgattattaatatttgaaataatataaatattattattagtatgtcataataagacaaacgttattatttttcccctcacaaattacacgttgttttatcttaaatctttaatctttatttcgatatgtgttggatgagttcatcagataatgatatttattaaatgtggtgattgcgatttgggaaatgtggcttgtagaacatgccgctcgatgggttacatcgggacGGCGTCttaccggtaatgatcatggatataagattattatggatttatgCGCCcccgatcgagcattgctctgaGTTGATTGAtgcggagttaaggtccctgatcgagcttgctctctgggcgccagacctgttggattaagagagccgaaaggctattagaatttggggttagggttctactgagccactcgtcccgtaaaaataaaaatatatttttatttattcatttatttatttattatggtatgattataatatggattgtatttacgtgcatggttgatatattgattcgaatgattaatattttatgtgaaggaaatagtagggtatgattatagtatggtttgatataatgatttgaataatctatgttttctgagaagaagcaatagtccctagattatttgattttaactcactctcgaggccCGAGtcctcatttttatttttgatttgtatttagttctcccgcgactcttattcaagaactccttcatcatcgggtgatgtatttgatttggtatgtaaattggtaaatcttagattctccgcagtaataatagtaaatgtatcagttgtaaattttctgagtttcaggtctcgcctagttcttctggcagaccgattaaattttgtaaagtgtaactattaagataatttgtggttttaataatattaatttgagatgagatttgtttaaatcagtgagtgtcaggcttactacggatttcggtggccttaagcctacccattccctagtgccggtcacgggcccacgggtggggtcgtgacaaattTCATAAGAGGTAATCCAATTTCATACAtatatttagttgattttgtattaatttaaatttcattacattaaaatttttcaaacatCACCATATTATATGTGTTTTTGAAGATTTAAAAATTGTGAAAGGTGGATATTAGGTTTTAAAACTCAGATCTATAGAAAACTAAgaaattagatatattttacaaaaaacacagtaaatagtatatatatagaatatatAGATGTATATCATaagcatatatttttaaaatttatgttttaattatatgtgTATGACATACATCTTGcgaaattcttatatattgacaattttacaaatataaataaataaaaggaattatcaattatacaatatataaaaatattgtttaataaaatataagtataCAGTAAACAATATATACTAAGTATGTAACTAGTTTATTAAGGTATATGATACTCAGATTcttacttatttttctttgtttagattttaaaatcatcttttatatttttttataaataaatatggtaTGTAATacctatttttctttattataatagTCATTAGGAAGAAAACAAGAGATATATACCTAAACTTTAACGTAAATGACATTCTAATACCAAAGGACAATAACTTTAAAAATctcatgaaaataatattaaaaaattaatcaagaaattaaaacaaaaaaaacaaaaatgtaaTTCGATATTAAGTCAAACATGATTATCCACGACTACAAATAGAAGACAATGCAAGCCTTTTAATCTATTTAGAGTTTGAAGTCGATAGAATGTAACTTTATTAAATGCTCTTTGTGTACAACTAGTGCAAAGATTCAAccataaatatgaatataaataaataaaaggattcattaattatatattataaaaatataatttcttaacaaaataataattttttttaaagtatacAGTAAACGGTATTGTATAGATAACAAGTTTAtcttatgatattttaatttttattgatttttttcagTTCAgatttttaaatcattttttatatatatttttttataaacatatatgaatataatacttatttttctttatcataatGGCTATTGGAAAGAAAACATTAgatatgtaaaattttgatGCAAAGGACATTTAATACCAAACAACAACTTTACAAATCTCATGGAAATAATATCAcaacaaatcaaaatcaaaatggagtaaacaaaaatgaaaattcaatATCAAGCTAAAAACGGTTAGCCaccattataaataaaagacaaCGCAAGTCTAATAATGAAAACTATTGTTGAACAAATTGGAAAAGCACGATGTGAAATCAATCATAACCAATCCAAAGCCTAAACAAGTTGAACCTGGCCAAGTTTATACAAGCAAAGGGACCTTGAAATCTGCCATAAGTTTTTATACATCAACAACCACTTCTAATATAAGATAACCAAATATCGCCAAAGGCAATACTATTTGCATTGCTTGGATGAGAATATTAAGTGGTTCATAAAAACAtcaaagaatataaaaaatagacttgtatatatatattacaaattatgtaaaacaacaacattaaaatatataaaataagtgGATAAAGAGAAGTAACAATAAATAGATTAAACCAAGTTTATTTCGAGTATACAATagataatcaaaatatatttggGTATATTCAAATTATATTGAAACAGACTTCTAAActtgataatatatattatacctCGAGTATATTATGAGTATATAATACTGTTTCTGATtcagtaaaatatatatatttagtgcATAAGTACTATagattctaataaataatcaaaaataatttttgaaaaatctctaaacaaattaaaattatttcagaTTATGTTGACTATgcaaatctaataataaaaaagttgtTGAACAAATTTGGAGAagtaaaatatgaatattgcGAAAAATAATTGACACCAAATGTATTTCGAGTATATAAAGGATATTGTCGAGTATATTACGAGTATATTCAACTTATATTACAACAGTCTTATAAACTTAACAACATATGGTATACTTCGAGTATATTGTGAGTATATAATAAGTATCTACTACTATTTCTGAgttcattaaaatatttatatatatttattgcatAAGTAGTATACATTCTAATGAATAACTTTGATTACTCATAATAAGTATACAACAAGTATATTTCAGATATATGATATTTGATTCTTATTGAATTTTTCTCATTATATTTCATGAActcaaaattatcaaattatgaaaatgtaattgtttttgttaattagATATTGCAACTTAGatgtttaataaaatacatGTATGGAAAGaaccaaataatttttttgctattgttattattgacCTAAATGAATATAGTAAACAGTATATAGTAAGTCTATAACGAGTTTATTTTAGGTATGTGATACTCTAATTCTTACTGAATTTTCtccattcaaattttaaaatcatattttatatattttctaaaatttaaatattgcCATAATTCTTACTTTTCTTTACCATAATAGATATTGGTAAGAAAATATGAGGTATATAAGCTTTGATGTAATGGACTTTGGCATATCGAAAGataataactttctaaacctCATGGTTAATAATACATAATATATTCTGAg
This window harbors:
- the LOC8265353 gene encoding exocyst complex component EXO70I, which gives rise to MILLKASELLLHLEMAEVKAIDNLVAARTLLTTNLQNSRAMASDLDKTGKRLEEMRQRLPSLEAARNTLLQKCRFSAIKDHIDRAVYPAMAVLKVCKAIQELEKSLISDSPRPDLSAYLLLITQFEQALKFLSDNCSLAIQWLEGILQFLEEEKVANGLYVFRVEMSLTILQEFQATEARARVSGGILGLAFDKLKIEFKQLLADNSIPVAFPSFNDKQACIAPSPLSVAVTQKLQAIVGKLSDRDRLDWCLSAYAEVRSRNARRSLEALDLNYLNKSVTESDDVQDIEGFIYLWCEHLEFAVKHVFKIEYELCNKVFDKVESNVWMGCFAKIATQSGILSFLSFGTRVTECKKDPVKLLKLLDMFSCLDNIRAVFNRLFTGEACQKIQNLTKNLVKKVICGACEILWELPFQVELQRERSPPSDGSVPRLVRFVTEYCNHLLSEDYNSFLIKVLTIYQSWKNEKHQETLSNQINLIIKELCLNLDTWSQTYEDKALSFLFMMNNHSHFCNLKGTKVGELMGISWVRGHQQYKDYYMTLYLKETWGRILGLLNEDQQQNKYLSSPTTDSVKNILKAFNEALDGMYEKQSNWAVPDEELRLKMCRVAVQAFVPVYRSYLQNFMDLDQEDVRYTAQGLESMLSSLFQPKIRMYGGTKQSHWIDEVKIVEVDHFTLMAA